In Rhizobium sp. WSM4643, the following are encoded in one genomic region:
- a CDS encoding RsmB/NOP family class I SAM-dependent RNA methyltransferase, whose amino-acid sequence MVLNSDGTKKPFRKHKPSTERSAPDKPGLQARAAAAKILAAVVDRKLPLDGALDHEHGNPAYRALGESDRALVRAILNTTLRHLPRIDAAIAGLLDSPLPEGARALHHVLAIGAAQILYLDVPDHSAVDLAVEQANQDPRNRRFAKLVNAILRRLGREKEQVLDEIGKVAPMPAWFIARLEKAYGRDAALAISESQLEPAAIDLTVKSDPEGWAKRLNGVVLPTGGVRLAAFDGGIPSLEGFDDGAWWVQDAAASIPAKLFGDLSGKRTADLCAAPGGKTAQLILAGGAVTALDQSENRLRRLRSNLDRLGLEAETIQADLTTFEPAERFDAILLDAPCSSTGTTRRHPDVLWTKGPEDIARLAALQERLLRHALTLLKPGGTLVFSNCSLDPVEGEDVVARVLSDTDAIERVPIGAGDWPDLEAAITPLGEFRTLPTMAKMPDGIASGLDGFYAAVLRRVA is encoded by the coding sequence GTGGTCTTGAATTCAGACGGCACGAAGAAGCCATTCCGCAAGCATAAGCCCTCCACCGAGCGCTCTGCGCCTGATAAGCCTGGCCTGCAGGCCCGGGCTGCGGCGGCAAAAATTCTTGCTGCCGTCGTTGATCGCAAGCTGCCGCTCGACGGCGCTCTCGATCATGAACACGGCAATCCGGCCTATAGGGCGCTCGGCGAAAGCGACCGGGCGCTCGTCCGCGCCATCCTGAACACGACGCTGCGCCATTTGCCGCGTATCGATGCCGCGATTGCCGGGCTGCTGGATTCGCCGCTGCCGGAGGGCGCAAGGGCGCTGCATCACGTGCTTGCAATCGGGGCGGCGCAGATCCTCTATCTCGACGTGCCGGATCATTCGGCCGTCGATCTTGCCGTCGAGCAGGCCAATCAGGATCCGCGCAATCGCCGTTTCGCCAAGCTGGTCAATGCCATCCTCCGCCGGCTTGGCCGCGAGAAGGAGCAGGTGCTTGATGAGATCGGCAAGGTCGCGCCGATGCCGGCCTGGTTCATCGCCAGGCTGGAAAAGGCCTATGGCCGGGATGCGGCGCTGGCGATTTCGGAATCCCAGCTCGAACCGGCTGCAATCGATCTGACCGTCAAGTCCGACCCCGAAGGCTGGGCGAAGCGGTTGAACGGCGTCGTCCTGCCCACCGGCGGCGTGCGGCTCGCGGCTTTCGACGGCGGCATCCCTTCGCTCGAAGGCTTCGACGACGGCGCCTGGTGGGTTCAGGATGCGGCGGCAAGTATCCCGGCGAAGCTTTTCGGTGATCTCTCGGGCAAACGCACCGCCGATCTCTGTGCCGCGCCTGGCGGCAAGACGGCGCAGCTCATCCTTGCCGGCGGCGCAGTCACCGCACTCGACCAGTCGGAAAATCGGCTGAGACGGCTGCGGTCGAATCTCGACCGGCTCGGCCTTGAGGCGGAGACGATCCAGGCAGATTTGACGACATTCGAGCCGGCGGAGCGTTTCGACGCGATTCTGCTCGATGCTCCCTGCTCTTCTACCGGCACGACACGCCGGCACCCTGACGTGTTGTGGACCAAGGGGCCTGAGGATATCGCCAGGCTGGCGGCACTGCAGGAACGGCTGCTGCGGCATGCGCTGACATTGCTGAAGCCGGGCGGCACGCTGGTTTTTTCGAATTGTTCGCTCGATCCTGTCGAGGGTGAGGACGTCGTCGCCCGCGTACTTTCCGACACGGATGCGATTGAGCGCGTTCCGATCGGCGCCGGGGACTGGCCCGACCTTGAGGCAGCGATCACGCCGCTCGGCGAATTCCGCACGCTTCCCACGATGGCGAAAATGCCTGACGGCATTGCCTCCGGCCTCGACGGCTTCTATGCGGCCGTGCTGCGGCGCGTGGCCTGA
- the acs gene encoding acetate--CoA ligase: MSEKIYPVTKPVKARALIDKEKYLKWYEESVENPDKFWGKHGKRIDWFKPYTKVKNTSFTGKVSIKWFEDGQTNVSYNCIDRHLKTNGDQVAIIWEGDNPYIDKKVTYNELYEHVCRMANVLKKHGVKKGDRVTIYMPMIPEAAYAMLACARIGAVHSVVFGGFSPEALAGRIVDCESTFVITCDEGLRGGKPVPLKDNTDTAIHIAARQHVNVSKVLVVRRTGGKTGWAPGRDLWYHQEIATVKAECPPVKMKAEDPLFILYTSGSTGKPKGVLHTTGGYLVYAAMTHEYVFDYHHGDVYWCTADVGWVTGHSYIVYGPLANCATTLMFEGVPNFPDQGRFWEVIDKHKVNIFYTAPTAIRSLMGAGDDFVTRSSRSSLRLLGTVGEPINPEAWEWYYNVVGDKRCPVIDTWWQTETGGHMITPLPGATDLKPGSAATPFFGVKPELVDNEGKVLEGPADGNLCITDSWPGQMRTVYGDHERFIQTYFATYKGKYFTGDGCRRDADGYYWITGRVDDVLNVSGHRLGTAEVESALVSHNQVSEAAVVGYPHPIKGQGIYCYVTLMAGHEGSDTLRQELVKHVRAEIGPIASPDKIQFAPGLPKTRSGKIMRRILRKIAEDDFGALGDTSTLADPAVVDDLIANRQNKATA; encoded by the coding sequence ATGTCGGAGAAGATCTATCCGGTCACGAAGCCGGTGAAGGCGCGCGCCCTGATCGATAAGGAAAAGTACCTGAAATGGTACGAGGAAAGCGTCGAGAACCCGGACAAGTTCTGGGGCAAGCACGGCAAGCGGATCGACTGGTTCAAGCCCTATACCAAGGTCAAGAACACTTCCTTTACCGGCAAGGTGTCGATCAAGTGGTTCGAGGACGGTCAGACAAACGTCTCCTACAACTGCATCGACCGTCATCTGAAAACGAATGGCGACCAGGTGGCGATCATCTGGGAGGGCGACAACCCCTATATCGACAAGAAGGTCACCTACAACGAGCTCTACGAGCACGTCTGCCGGATGGCGAACGTGTTGAAGAAGCACGGCGTCAAGAAGGGTGATCGCGTCACCATCTATATGCCGATGATCCCGGAAGCGGCCTATGCGATGCTCGCCTGCGCCCGCATCGGCGCGGTGCATTCGGTCGTCTTCGGCGGTTTCTCGCCCGAGGCGCTGGCCGGGCGCATCGTCGACTGCGAATCCACCTTCGTCATTACCTGCGACGAAGGCCTGCGTGGCGGCAAGCCGGTGCCGCTGAAGGACAATACCGATACCGCGATCCATATCGCCGCCCGCCAGCATGTCAATGTCAGCAAGGTGCTGGTCGTTCGCCGCACCGGCGGCAAGACCGGTTGGGCGCCCGGCCGCGATCTCTGGTATCACCAGGAGATTGCCACGGTGAAGGCGGAATGCCCGCCGGTGAAGATGAAGGCGGAGGATCCGCTCTTCATACTTTATACGTCAGGCTCGACCGGCAAGCCGAAGGGCGTGCTGCATACGACCGGCGGTTACCTCGTCTATGCCGCGATGACGCATGAATATGTCTTCGATTATCACCACGGCGACGTCTACTGGTGTACGGCCGATGTCGGCTGGGTCACCGGCCACTCCTATATCGTCTATGGGCCGCTTGCGAATTGCGCGACGACGCTGATGTTCGAGGGCGTGCCGAATTTCCCGGACCAGGGCCGTTTCTGGGAAGTCATCGACAAGCACAAGGTCAACATCTTCTATACGGCGCCGACGGCAATCCGCTCGCTGATGGGTGCCGGCGACGACTTCGTCACGCGCTCCTCGCGCTCTTCGCTGCGGCTGCTCGGCACGGTCGGCGAACCGATCAATCCGGAGGCTTGGGAGTGGTATTACAATGTCGTCGGCGACAAGCGCTGCCCTGTCATCGATACGTGGTGGCAGACGGAAACCGGCGGCCATATGATCACGCCGCTGCCCGGCGCCACCGATCTGAAGCCCGGTTCGGCGGCGACGCCGTTCTTCGGCGTCAAGCCTGAGCTGGTCGACAATGAGGGCAAGGTGTTGGAAGGCCCTGCCGACGGCAATCTCTGCATCACCGACAGCTGGCCGGGCCAGATGCGTACCGTCTATGGTGACCACGAGCGCTTCATCCAGACCTATTTCGCCACCTACAAGGGCAAGTATTTCACCGGCGACGGCTGCCGGCGCGATGCGGACGGTTATTACTGGATCACCGGCCGCGTCGACGACGTGCTGAACGTCTCCGGCCACCGGCTCGGCACGGCGGAGGTGGAATCCGCGCTCGTCTCGCACAATCAGGTTTCGGAAGCCGCGGTCGTCGGTTATCCGCATCCGATCAAGGGCCAGGGCATCTATTGCTACGTGACGCTGATGGCCGGTCACGAGGGATCGGATACGCTTCGCCAGGAACTGGTAAAGCATGTGCGGGCCGAAATCGGCCCGATCGCTTCGCCCGACAAGATCCAGTTTGCGCCGGGCCTGCCGAAGACGCGTTCCGGCAAGATCATGCGCCGCATCCTGCGCAAGATTGCCGAAGACGATTTCGGTGCTCTCGGCGACACATCGACGCTTGCCGATCCGGCAGTCGTCGACGATCTGATCGCCAACCGGCAGAACAAGGCGACCGCCTGA
- a CDS encoding DUF1674 domain-containing protein, giving the protein MQDADNDNSETPTAEGTEPPRNILSPAARRALAEAEERREKQKPLELPPEIGGRGGAEPARFGDYEINGRAIDF; this is encoded by the coding sequence ATGCAGGACGCCGATAACGACAATAGCGAAACGCCGACGGCCGAAGGAACGGAGCCGCCGCGCAATATACTGTCCCCGGCTGCCAGACGCGCCCTTGCCGAAGCCGAAGAGCGGCGAGAGAAACAGAAACCGCTGGAGTTGCCGCCTGAGATCGGCGGCCGCGGCGGAGCCGAGCCAGCACGCTTCGGCGATTACGAAATCAATGGCCGAGCGATCGATTTCTAA
- the htpX gene encoding zinc metalloprotease HtpX — MNLVRTAMLLAFMTALFMFVGFLIGGRAGMMIAFVIAAGMNFFSYWNSDRMVLAAYRAQEIDERNAPEFFRIVRDLARNAGLPMPKVYLYDSPQPNAFATGRNPDNAAVAASTGLLAALSPEEVAGVMAHELAHIQNRDTLTMTITATLAGAISMLGNFAFFFGGNRDNNNNPLGIVGVLVAMIVAPLAAMLVQMAISRTREYSADRRGAEICGNPLWLASALGKIARGAAHVPNADAERNPATAHMFIINPLSGERMDNLFSTHPNTENRIAALQDMAQGGMNVSTQPARAANPSRKSRSVPDTGLGRGGSQPPKGPWS, encoded by the coding sequence ATGAACCTCGTTCGCACTGCCATGTTGCTTGCCTTCATGACGGCGCTTTTCATGTTTGTCGGCTTCCTGATCGGTGGTCGGGCCGGCATGATGATCGCGTTCGTCATTGCCGCCGGCATGAATTTCTTCTCCTACTGGAATTCCGACCGCATGGTGCTTGCGGCCTATCGCGCTCAGGAGATCGATGAGCGCAATGCGCCGGAATTCTTCCGGATCGTGCGCGATCTCGCCCGCAATGCCGGTCTGCCGATGCCGAAGGTCTATCTCTATGACAGCCCGCAGCCGAATGCCTTTGCCACCGGCCGCAATCCCGACAATGCCGCCGTCGCCGCCTCGACCGGCCTGCTCGCTGCCTTGTCTCCCGAGGAGGTCGCAGGCGTTATGGCGCATGAGCTCGCCCATATCCAGAACCGCGACACGCTGACCATGACGATCACGGCAACGCTTGCCGGCGCGATCTCGATGCTCGGCAACTTCGCCTTCTTCTTCGGCGGCAATCGCGACAACAACAATAATCCGCTCGGTATCGTCGGCGTCCTCGTCGCGATGATCGTCGCACCGCTCGCCGCCATGCTGGTGCAGATGGCGATCAGCCGCACGCGCGAATATTCGGCCGACCGCCGCGGCGCCGAAATCTGCGGCAATCCTCTCTGGCTCGCTTCGGCGCTTGGCAAGATCGCGCGTGGTGCTGCCCACGTGCCGAACGCGGATGCCGAGCGCAACCCGGCGACGGCGCATATGTTCATCATCAATCCGCTCTCCGGCGAGCGCATGGACAATCTGTTTTCCACGCATCCGAACACGGAAAACCGTATCGCCGCGTTGCAGGACATGGCGCAAGGCGGCATGAATGTCTCGACGCAGCCGGCTCGTGCTGCTAATCCGTCGCGCAAATCGCGCTCTGTTCCGGATACGGGTCTTGGTCGCGGTGGTTCGCAACCGCCAAAAGGTCCGTGGTCTTGA
- a CDS encoding MFS transporter, whose amino-acid sequence MLNRIDWTGTQPPKATEKGIWGWMFFDWAAQPFFTVVTTFIFGPYFVSRLTDDPVSAQTTWSNMATISSVIIALLSPVLGSIADQSGARKPWIGFFAIIKIASLFCLWFAAPGSPVVYPVIFMILASISAEFSIVFNDSMMPHLVGKHEVGKLSNTAWGLGYLGGIIVLIAVVTLLAASPETGKTILGLDPLFGLDPQTGQDARITGPISAVWYLIFILPMFFFTPDVGRGLPFGTAVRSGLRELRNTLSELRERRGILTFLIARMIYQDGVNGLLILGGIFAAGMFGWATIEIGIYGIILNIVAIFGCLIAGRVDKGVGSKVTVVISLTMLLLATIGIISTGPGYTLFGLMPLPTADSGGLFGTSAEKAYILYGLLIGLAFGPVQASSRSYLARSVSPEEAGRYFGIYALSGRATSFMATLLFSLVTYMSGSPRLGMATLILFLAGGLVLLFRTPYPADRA is encoded by the coding sequence ATGTTGAATCGCATTGACTGGACAGGAACGCAGCCGCCGAAGGCCACCGAGAAGGGCATCTGGGGGTGGATGTTCTTCGACTGGGCAGCACAGCCCTTCTTTACCGTGGTCACAACCTTCATCTTCGGACCCTATTTCGTTTCCCGCCTGACCGATGACCCGGTTTCCGCCCAGACGACGTGGAGCAACATGGCGACGATCTCCTCGGTGATCATCGCCCTGCTCTCACCCGTCCTCGGCTCGATCGCCGACCAGTCCGGCGCGCGCAAACCCTGGATCGGCTTCTTCGCGATCATCAAGATCGCCAGCCTCTTCTGCCTCTGGTTCGCAGCCCCCGGTTCGCCTGTTGTCTATCCCGTCATTTTCATGATCCTCGCCTCGATCTCGGCCGAGTTTTCGATCGTCTTCAACGATTCGATGATGCCGCACCTGGTCGGCAAGCACGAGGTCGGCAAGCTCTCCAACACCGCCTGGGGGCTCGGTTATCTCGGCGGCATCATCGTGCTCATTGCCGTCGTGACGCTTTTGGCGGCGAGCCCTGAGACCGGCAAGACCATCCTCGGCCTCGATCCGCTATTCGGCCTCGATCCTCAGACCGGTCAGGATGCACGCATCACCGGGCCGATCTCGGCCGTCTGGTATCTGATCTTCATCCTGCCGATGTTCTTCTTCACGCCGGATGTCGGCAGGGGTCTTCCCTTCGGCACCGCCGTCCGCTCCGGCTTGCGGGAACTCAGAAACACGCTCAGCGAACTCCGGGAGCGCCGCGGCATCCTGACATTCCTCATCGCCCGCATGATCTATCAGGACGGCGTCAACGGCCTGCTGATCCTTGGCGGTATCTTCGCAGCCGGCATGTTTGGCTGGGCAACGATCGAGATCGGTATCTACGGCATCATCCTGAATATTGTCGCGATCTTCGGCTGCCTGATCGCCGGCCGCGTCGACAAGGGCGTCGGTTCGAAGGTAACCGTCGTCATCAGCCTCACCATGCTGCTTCTCGCCACCATCGGCATCATCTCGACAGGACCGGGTTACACCCTGTTCGGACTGATGCCGCTGCCGACGGCCGATTCCGGCGGCCTTTTCGGCACTTCGGCGGAAAAGGCCTATATCCTCTATGGTCTGCTGATCGGGCTCGCCTTCGGGCCGGTGCAGGCCTCGTCGCGCTCTTATCTTGCCCGCAGCGTCAGTCCGGAGGAAGCCGGCCGCTACTTCGGCATCTACGCGCTTTCGGGCCGTGCCACGAGTTTCATGGCGACGCTGCTCTTCTCGCTGGTGACCTATATGAGCGGATCACCGCGGCTCGGGATGGCAACGCTGATCCTGTTTCTTGCCGGCGGACTGGTGCTCTTGTTCCGTACACCCTATCCGGCCGACCGGGCATAG
- a CDS encoding DUF1013 domain-containing protein, which translates to MAQTLLMPKATAIWLVDNTALSFDQIAQFCKLHPLEVKAIADGEAAQGIKGLDPISTGQLSRDEIARAEANPNHKLKLSEPKVRVPESKRRGPRYTPVSKRQDRPNAILWLVRNHPELKDAQISRLVGTTKSTIEQIRERTHWNSANLAPMDPVTLGLCSQIDLDMEVEKASKGRPLPTAAELGATLQSAQETERLTPSYEREEEKEKEIDADAVFRKLSSLRSAPKDEDDDQY; encoded by the coding sequence ATGGCTCAAACACTGCTCATGCCGAAGGCGACCGCCATCTGGCTCGTTGACAATACGGCACTGTCTTTCGATCAGATTGCGCAGTTCTGCAAACTGCATCCGCTCGAAGTCAAGGCGATCGCCGATGGCGAAGCGGCGCAGGGCATCAAGGGCCTCGACCCGATCTCGACTGGACAGCTTTCCCGCGACGAGATTGCCCGCGCCGAGGCCAATCCGAACCACAAGCTGAAGCTTTCCGAACCGAAGGTGCGGGTGCCGGAATCCAAGCGCCGCGGTCCGCGTTATACGCCGGTTTCCAAGCGTCAGGACCGCCCGAACGCCATTCTCTGGCTCGTTCGCAACCATCCGGAACTGAAGGACGCGCAGATTTCCCGCCTCGTCGGCACGACGAAGTCGACCATCGAGCAGATCCGCGAGCGCACCCACTGGAACTCCGCCAACTTGGCGCCGATGGATCCGGTCACGCTCGGCCTCTGCAGCCAGATCGATCTCGACATGGAAGTGGAAAAGGCCTCCAAGGGCCGTCCGCTGCCGACCGCTGCCGAGCTGGGCGCAACGCTGCAATCGGCACAGGAAACCGAGCGCCTGACCCCGAGCTACGAGCGCGAGGAGGAAAAGGAAAAGGAAATCGACGCCGACGCCGTCTTCCGCAAGCTGAGCTCGCTGCGCTCGGCCCCGAAGGACGAGGACGACGATCAGTACTGA
- a CDS encoding heparinase II/III family protein translates to MQSGRRFASMYVREAWRRALRRVALLRLKLFRHSIKVPERLIVAPTDLRSIDPHVADEILNGRFLLAGRMLETSEKSPFTFTLPSRPFAIRLHSFGWLRHMRANKTERSSAAARAIVDSWLSIHAGRMEGIAWETDVTAQRVIAWLSHSPVVLQNADRGFYRRFMKSLAFQVRFLHRMAPFTLGGLELFRLRIALAMASVAMPARASTLRRAAQALDREFDSQILPDGGHVSRNPRVGLELLLDLLPLRQTYVNLGHDLPQKLISGIDRIYPALRFFRHQDGDLALFNGATSTLANELMSVLRYDETAGQPFKALPHSRYQRLSGGKTVIIADTGTPPSGGALRTAHAGSLSFEMSSGRHRFIVNSGSPKFAGHRYVQMARTTAAHSTVILNDTSSSRFSPSPFLSHAITEPVRTITVERAETEDGRDGIKLSHDGYLRVFGVLHERELTLNAAGSIVTGRDRLVVREGHEHDEPLKAVARFHIHPSIVLHQSDGESVLLTAPDGESWLFSAPGNEVLIAEDIFFADSSGICGSDQIEIDFDLAEKTEIRWFLSRKS, encoded by the coding sequence ATGCAGTCCGGTCGACGTTTTGCGAGCATGTATGTTCGGGAGGCTTGGCGGCGCGCCTTGCGCCGCGTCGCGTTGCTGCGCCTGAAGCTCTTTCGTCATTCGATCAAGGTGCCCGAGCGCCTGATCGTCGCGCCGACCGATCTGCGCAGCATCGATCCGCATGTGGCCGACGAGATTCTCAACGGACGTTTTCTCCTGGCCGGGCGCATGCTGGAAACCAGCGAGAAGTCGCCCTTCACCTTCACCCTGCCCTCGCGCCCCTTCGCGATCCGTCTTCATAGCTTCGGCTGGCTGCGGCATATGCGGGCGAACAAGACGGAGCGCAGTTCGGCTGCCGCCCGCGCGATCGTCGACAGCTGGCTTTCCATCCATGCCGGACGTATGGAGGGGATTGCCTGGGAGACCGACGTCACCGCCCAACGCGTTATCGCCTGGCTGTCGCATTCGCCGGTGGTGCTGCAGAACGCCGACCGCGGCTTCTATCGTCGCTTCATGAAATCGCTGGCGTTCCAGGTAAGGTTCCTGCACCGGATGGCGCCGTTTACTCTCGGTGGCTTGGAGCTGTTTCGGCTGCGTATCGCGCTCGCCATGGCCTCCGTCGCCATGCCGGCGCGCGCCTCTACACTGAGAAGGGCGGCGCAGGCGCTCGACCGCGAATTCGACAGCCAGATTCTACCGGATGGCGGCCATGTGTCGCGCAATCCGCGCGTTGGGCTGGAATTGCTGCTCGATCTGCTGCCGCTCCGGCAGACCTATGTCAATCTCGGCCATGACCTGCCGCAGAAGCTGATCTCCGGCATAGACCGCATCTATCCGGCACTGCGGTTTTTTCGCCATCAGGACGGGGATCTGGCGCTCTTCAACGGGGCGACGTCGACGCTCGCAAACGAGCTGATGTCCGTGCTGCGATATGACGAGACAGCCGGCCAGCCGTTCAAGGCTTTGCCGCATTCGCGTTATCAGCGGCTTTCGGGGGGCAAGACGGTGATCATTGCCGATACCGGCACGCCGCCTTCGGGAGGCGCGCTTCGGACCGCGCACGCGGGCAGCCTCTCCTTCGAGATGTCGTCCGGCCGCCATCGCTTCATCGTCAATTCCGGTTCGCCGAAATTTGCCGGGCACCGCTATGTCCAGATGGCGCGCACGACGGCGGCACATTCGACCGTCATCCTCAACGACACCTCATCCAGCCGTTTTTCGCCCTCACCCTTCCTCAGTCACGCGATTACCGAACCGGTGAGAACAATCACTGTCGAACGTGCCGAAACCGAGGACGGACGCGACGGCATCAAGCTCAGCCATGACGGTTATCTCAGGGTGTTCGGGGTGCTGCACGAGCGTGAGCTGACGCTCAATGCCGCAGGCTCGATCGTGACAGGCCGCGACCGGCTCGTCGTCCGCGAAGGACATGAGCATGACGAGCCTCTGAAGGCCGTCGCCCGTTTTCATATCCATCCCTCGATCGTCCTGCATCAGAGTGACGGAGAGTCCGTGCTGCTGACGGCGCCGGACGGCGAAAGCTGGCTGTTTTCGGCGCCCGGCAATGAAGTGCTGATCGCCGAGGATATTTTCTTCGCCGACAGCTCCGGCATCTGCGGTTCGGACCAGATCGAAATCGACTTCGATCTTGCCGAGAAGACAGAAATCCGCTGGTTCCTATCTCGTAAAAGCTAG
- the purH gene encoding bifunctional phosphoribosylaminoimidazolecarboxamide formyltransferase/IMP cyclohydrolase produces the protein MAVISKKIPAPDKVEIKTALISVFDKTGIVDLAHALSARGVRLLSTGGTYKAITAAGLAVTDVSEITGFPEIMDGRVKTLHPMVHGGLLAVRDDGEHQEAMKKHGIEGIDLAVINLYPFEEVRAAGGDYPTTVENIDIGGPAMIRASAKNHAYVTTLTDPADYAELLEQLSADDGKTAYAFRQRMAAKAYARTAAYDAMISNWFAEALSIDTPRHRVIGGALKEEMRYGENPHQKAAFYVTGEKRPGVSTAALLQGKQLSYNNINDTDAAYELVAEFLPEKAPACAIIKHANPCGVATGSSLVEAYRRALACDSVSAFGGIIALNRTLDAETAEEIVKLFTEVIIAPDVTEEAKAIVARKPNLRLLSAGGLPDPRAAGLTAKTVSGGLLVQSRDNGMVEDLELKVVTKRAPTARELDDMKFAFKVGKHVKSNAVVYAKDGQTAGIGAGQMSRVDSARIAALKAEEAAKALGLAVPMTHGSAVASEAFLPFADGLLSMIAAGATAVIQPGGSMRDQEVIDAANEHGVAMVFTGMRHFRH, from the coding sequence ATGGCCGTCATTTCCAAAAAGATCCCCGCCCCCGACAAGGTCGAAATCAAGACCGCGCTCATCTCCGTCTTCGACAAGACCGGCATCGTCGACCTCGCCCACGCCTTGTCTGCCAGAGGTGTGCGGCTGCTTTCGACCGGCGGCACCTATAAAGCGATTACTGCTGCCGGTCTTGCCGTCACCGATGTCTCCGAAATCACTGGTTTTCCCGAGATCATGGACGGACGGGTCAAGACGCTGCATCCGATGGTGCATGGCGGCCTGCTGGCGGTCCGTGACGACGGTGAACACCAGGAGGCGATGAAAAAGCACGGCATCGAGGGCATCGACCTCGCCGTCATCAACCTCTATCCCTTCGAGGAGGTGCGTGCGGCCGGCGGCGACTATCCGACGACCGTCGAGAATATCGATATCGGCGGTCCGGCGATGATCCGCGCCTCGGCCAAGAACCATGCCTATGTGACGACCCTGACAGATCCGGCCGATTATGCCGAACTGCTGGAGCAGCTTTCCGCAGATGACGGCAAGACCGCCTATGCCTTCCGCCAGCGGATGGCCGCCAAGGCCTATGCCCGCACCGCCGCCTATGATGCAATGATCTCCAACTGGTTCGCCGAGGCGCTGTCGATCGACACGCCGCGCCACCGGGTCATCGGCGGCGCGCTGAAGGAAGAGATGCGCTACGGCGAAAACCCGCATCAGAAGGCCGCCTTCTATGTCACCGGCGAGAAGCGCCCGGGTGTTTCGACGGCCGCTCTTCTCCAGGGCAAGCAGCTCTCCTACAACAACATCAACGATACGGATGCCGCCTACGAACTGGTCGCCGAGTTCCTGCCTGAGAAGGCGCCGGCCTGCGCGATCATCAAACATGCCAATCCCTGCGGCGTCGCCACCGGATCCAGCCTGGTCGAGGCCTATCGGCGGGCGCTCGCCTGCGATTCCGTTTCCGCCTTCGGCGGCATCATCGCCCTCAACCGGACGCTGGATGCCGAAACGGCTGAGGAGATCGTCAAGCTCTTCACCGAAGTGATCATCGCGCCCGATGTCACGGAGGAGGCAAAGGCGATCGTCGCCCGTAAGCCGAACCTGCGGCTGCTGTCCGCCGGCGGGCTGCCTGATCCGCGTGCCGCGGGCCTGACGGCAAAGACCGTTTCCGGCGGCCTGCTGGTCCAAAGCCGCGACAACGGCATGGTCGAGGATCTGGAACTCAAGGTCGTCACCAAGCGCGCGCCGACGGCACGGGAACTTGATGACATGAAGTTCGCCTTCAAGGTTGGCAAACATGTGAAATCGAATGCCGTGGTCTATGCCAAGGACGGCCAGACCGCCGGTATCGGCGCAGGCCAAATGAGCCGGGTCGATTCCGCCCGCATCGCCGCGCTGAAGGCCGAAGAGGCCGCCAAGGCGCTTGGCCTTGCAGTGCCGATGACGCACGGGTCGGCGGTTGCCTCCGAAGCCTTCCTGCCTTTTGCCGACGGTCTTTTGTCGATGATCGCGGCAGGGGCGACGGCGGTTATCCAGCCGGGCGGATCGATGCGCGACCAGGAGGTCATTGATGCCGCTAACGAACACGGCGTCGCAATGGTCTTTACCGGCATGCGCCATTTCCGGCACTGA